One Actinomycetota bacterium DNA segment encodes these proteins:
- a CDS encoding MBL fold metallo-hydrolase — MHWDHVQGLPFFVPVDRPGARLDIYGPTQDEGSLAEVFNDLMKPPYFPVRAAELRGDIRFHDVVDEELAIGSAKVMVRPVPHPGPTVGYRIDWEGVSVAYISDHQAPPEQDSVADAVLELADGVDLLIHDAQYRPDEWEHKAHWGHCTVDYAVFVAREAGARTLALFHHDPGHDDDEVDHLLEGARRTAGRMGVDEVIAAAEGLTVSYER; from the coding sequence ATGCACTGGGACCACGTGCAGGGCCTGCCGTTCTTCGTCCCCGTCGACCGGCCCGGCGCCCGGCTCGACATCTACGGCCCCACCCAGGACGAGGGCTCCCTGGCCGAGGTGTTCAACGACCTGATGAAGCCTCCGTACTTCCCGGTCCGGGCGGCCGAGCTGCGCGGCGACATCCGGTTCCACGACGTCGTCGACGAGGAGCTGGCGATCGGCTCGGCCAAGGTCATGGTGCGGCCGGTGCCCCATCCGGGGCCGACGGTCGGCTACCGCATCGACTGGGAGGGTGTGTCCGTCGCGTACATCAGCGACCACCAGGCTCCGCCGGAGCAGGACTCGGTCGCCGATGCCGTGCTCGAGCTGGCCGACGGAGTCGACCTGCTCATCCACGACGCGCAGTACCGACCCGACGAGTGGGAGCACAAGGCGCACTGGGGCCACTGCACGGTCGACTACGCGGTGTTCGTGGCGCGCGAGGCCGGCGCCCGCACGCTCGCGCTCTTCCACCACGACCCCGGCCACGACGACGACGAGGTCGACCACCTGCTCGAAGGGGCGCGGCGCACCGCCGGGCGCATGGGAGTGGACGAGGTCATCGCCGCCGCGGAAGGCTTGACCGTCTCGTACGAGCGCTGA
- a CDS encoding thioredoxin family protein, which yields MVLGVFFVVAILVLLLLVPPIYRQRRRASTQARRPLPAVPARLLAGAERTWVVFTTPYCASVGSVEAQLRAHDPGARLVEIDATLEPYLAQEFDVRRAPTVLLADATGRVQARLVGTEGVDAYVRNPK from the coding sequence ATGGTGCTCGGCGTGTTCTTCGTGGTTGCGATCCTGGTCCTGCTGCTCCTCGTGCCCCCGATCTACCGGCAACGCCGTCGGGCCTCGACGCAGGCCCGCCGACCCTTGCCGGCCGTGCCCGCCCGCCTCCTGGCCGGCGCGGAGCGCACCTGGGTGGTCTTCACCACGCCCTACTGCGCCTCGGTCGGGTCGGTGGAGGCCCAACTGCGCGCCCACGACCCGGGCGCCCGGCTGGTCGAGATCGACGCCACCCTCGAGCCGTACCTGGCGCAGGAGTTCGACGTCCGGCGGGCCCCGACGGTGCTGCTCGCCGACGCGACGGGAAGGGTCCAGGCCCGGCTGGTCGGGACCGAGGGCGTCGACGCCTACGTGCGCAACCCGAAGTAG
- a CDS encoding flavin reductase family protein has translation MGPAAEAPDTPPRRPATVDSARYRQVLGHFVTGVTVITAVHDGEPAGLAVNSFASLSLDPPLVVFCAAKSSTTWPSIQAAGRFCVNILSEDQEDVSRLFATRGADKFRGMGWRPAESGSPILAGVLAWIDCVTEAEHDGGDHVIVVGHVLDVGLSREQGPLAFFRGGYGRFET, from the coding sequence CTGGGTCCGGCGGCCGAGGCGCCCGACACGCCGCCGCGGCGCCCCGCGACGGTCGACTCCGCCCGTTACCGCCAGGTGCTCGGGCATTTCGTCACCGGCGTCACCGTGATCACCGCCGTGCACGACGGCGAGCCGGCGGGCCTGGCGGTCAACTCCTTCGCGTCGCTCTCGCTCGACCCGCCGCTCGTGGTCTTCTGCGCGGCGAAGTCGTCGACGACGTGGCCGTCGATCCAGGCCGCCGGGCGCTTCTGCGTCAACATCCTGAGCGAAGACCAGGAGGACGTGAGCCGGCTGTTCGCCACTCGGGGCGCCGACAAGTTCCGCGGCATGGGCTGGCGTCCCGCCGAGTCGGGATCACCCATCCTCGCCGGCGTGCTCGCGTGGATCGACTGCGTCACCGAAGCCGAGCACGACGGGGGCGACCACGTGATCGTCGTCGGTCACGTGCTCGACGTCGGGCTGTCGCGTGAGCAGGGACCGCTGGCCTTCTTCCGCGGTGGCTACGGCCGCTTCGAGACCTGA
- a CDS encoding 26S protease regulatory subunit → MEGQVLGQVGALGSAMADVAVQRERNRRLRLRRVATGLGVVAGWMLLRALLGHPVVLGPPHLPAALAAYFPAILLVLLLSAAILVPMLGAGRSPHVLYRPGEIDVSLADVKGAGVVVEEVVKTLNLFLAFKTFRERMGGSPRRAILFEGPPGTGKTYMAKAMAREAGVPFLFVSSSAFQSMYYGQTNRKIRSYFKALRKAAREEGGAIGFIEEIDAIGAARSGMGASTGREGISGVVNELLIQLQSFDTPTGGRRMRNWGIDRVNRWVPTHRQLDAPRPHAANILVIGATNRAEDLDPALMRPGRFDRAIYFDLPSRSGRREIIDYYLARRLAS, encoded by the coding sequence ATGGAGGGTCAGGTGCTCGGACAGGTCGGCGCGCTCGGCAGCGCGATGGCCGACGTCGCGGTCCAGCGCGAGAGGAACCGGCGCCTGCGCCTGCGCCGGGTCGCGACCGGTCTCGGCGTCGTGGCCGGCTGGATGTTGCTCCGCGCCCTGCTGGGCCACCCCGTGGTCCTGGGCCCGCCGCACCTCCCGGCCGCGCTGGCGGCCTACTTCCCCGCGATCCTGCTGGTGCTCCTCCTGAGCGCGGCCATCCTCGTGCCGATGCTCGGCGCGGGCCGCTCGCCCCACGTCCTCTACCGCCCGGGTGAGATCGACGTGTCGCTCGCCGACGTCAAAGGCGCGGGCGTGGTCGTCGAGGAGGTGGTGAAGACGCTCAACCTGTTCCTCGCCTTCAAGACCTTCCGTGAGCGCATGGGTGGCTCGCCCCGCCGCGCCATCCTCTTCGAGGGACCGCCCGGCACCGGGAAGACCTACATGGCCAAGGCCATGGCGCGCGAGGCGGGCGTGCCCTTCCTCTTCGTGTCGTCGTCGGCGTTCCAGTCGATGTACTACGGGCAGACCAACCGCAAGATCCGCTCCTACTTCAAGGCGCTGCGCAAGGCGGCCCGGGAGGAGGGCGGCGCCATCGGGTTCATCGAGGAGATCGACGCCATCGGGGCGGCGCGCTCCGGCATGGGGGCGTCGACCGGGCGCGAGGGCATCTCGGGCGTGGTGAACGAGCTGCTCATCCAGCTCCAGTCGTTCGACACGCCGACCGGCGGTCGGCGCATGCGCAACTGGGGGATCGACCGGGTCAACCGCTGGGTCCCGACGCACCGGCAGCTCGACGCGCCGCGCCCGCATGCGGCGAACATCCTGGTGATCGGGGCCACCAACCGCGCCGAGGACCTCGACCCCGCGCTCATGCGCCCGGGCCGTTTCGACCGCGCGATCTACTTCGACCTCCCGAGCCGCAGCGGCCGGCGCGAGATCATCGACTATTACCTCGCGAGGCGATTGGCCTCCTGA
- a CDS encoding dTDP-4-keto-6-deoxy-D-glucose epimerase produces the protein MPTINESDAIRGVWLVEPDAHGDERGRFQETYRRSWFPNGREMVQGNRSDKQAGSLVGLHYHLHQADYWYVPKGRARVVLHDLRQGSPTEGATLCLEIGDRAEIGVFIPPGVAHGFGALTDLTITYLVDQYYNAEDELGVAWDDPDIDADWQLTDPVVSERDRSNPRRGELPPGRTPYFGLRT, from the coding sequence GTGCCGACCATCAACGAGTCCGACGCGATCCGCGGCGTGTGGCTGGTCGAGCCGGACGCCCACGGCGACGAGCGCGGTCGCTTCCAGGAGACGTACCGGCGATCGTGGTTCCCGAACGGCCGCGAGATGGTGCAGGGCAACCGTTCCGACAAGCAGGCCGGCAGTCTCGTCGGCCTCCACTACCACCTGCACCAGGCGGACTACTGGTACGTGCCGAAGGGCCGGGCCCGGGTCGTGCTGCACGACCTGCGCCAGGGCTCGCCGACCGAGGGAGCCACGCTCTGCCTCGAGATCGGTGACCGCGCGGAGATCGGCGTCTTCATCCCCCCGGGTGTCGCCCATGGGTTCGGGGCGCTCACCGACCTCACCATCACCTATCTCGTCGACCAGTACTACAACGCGGAGGACGAGCTCGGGGTGGCATGGGACGATCCCGACATCGACGCCGACTGGCAGCTCACGGACCCCGTCGTCTCCGAGCGCGACCGGTCGAACCCCCGTCGCGGCGAGCTCCCACCCGGGCGCACCCCCTACTTCGGGTTGCGCACGTAG